Below is a window of Desmonostoc muscorum LEGE 12446 DNA.
TAAATGCGTGAATTTCATCGATAATCACAAACCTTAAATCACCAAATAAGCGAAGTAGGTCGTTATTTTTGTTAATTAACAAACTTTCTAGAGATTCTGGTGTAATTTGGAGAATGCCTTGAGGATTTTTTAAAAGTTTATTTTTTCGAGTTTGAGAAACATCGCCGTGCCAGTGCCAAACTGGAATATCTGCTTCTTTGAGTAAGTCGTTGAGACGCTCAAATTGGTCATTAATTAATGCTTTGATGGGACTAATATATAACGCACCTATGGTACTAGCAGGGTAGGTGTGTAATAAAGTCAAAACTGGGAGAAAGGCTGCTTCTGTTTTACCGGCAGCAGTTGCAGCAGCAACTAGTAAGTGAGCATCGGTGTCAAATATGACTTGGCAAGCGGCAATTTGGACTGGTCGTAATTCAGTCCACTGGTGATGGTAAATATATTGTTGGATGAAGGGTGCGAGTCGGTTGAAGGCGTTGTTCATGTTTTTTGTCTCACGCAGAGGCGCAGAGGCGCAGAGAAGAGAACGCAAAGGAGATTTTTGGAACAGGTTTATTGGTTATTTACAAATGACATTTTCATCCTATTGACTCAAGCTAGATTAGCATTTGTCGGTCAAACTGAAGTTATGAGGGTAAGTATATAATGAGGCAAAACAGATGAGTAAGCATAAGGAACGTTTGCGTGTAATCCTTGCTATAGCAATTATTGTGGTTGGAGTCACACACTTTCTGATTCCAGAACCATACGTCAAAATTATGCCACCGCAACTTCCTTATCCTTTGGAATTAGTTTATCTGAGTGGTTTTTATGAAATTTTGGGTGGTATTGGGTTATTAGTCCCGCCTGTAAGTCAAGCTGCTGCTTGGGGACTTATTGCTCTTTTTATTGCGGTTTTCCCTGCCAATATCAATATGGCGGTTAATCATATTAAGCTCGAATATATACCAGATTCACCTTGGGTACACGTTGTCAGACTTCCTTTTCAAGCAGTTTTAATTGCTTGGGCTTGGTGGTACACGAAACCTTCTGATTGGGAAAAACAAGCTTCTCTGATTCCCAAGTCACTCATTCCCAAAGAATTAGAATTGAAATGAGGGTGTTTTTTTACTCAATTAACACTTTTGTCTATTTACGTAATTTATATCGAACCATGCGCGTTGCAACTTTGTTTGGCATAACACTTTCGTTGGCAATTGGTACTGCGGAAGTTACTGTTCCAGTGACTCAAGCAGTGCAACTCAGAGATGGTATAGTCTATTTTGTCCAACCGCCAAGACTGGTTGAGGCCATAACTATTTACAAAGATGTAAATTTTCCAGGCGGGACTTACTACTTTACGATCGCTGTGCCGGAAAATGCTGGAGAATCTCTTCAGAAGGTGGCGATCGCTCAACGTGAAGGAGGAGAGAATATACAATACCATCTTGATGATACCCGTGCATTTGTGGGAACACGCGATCGCAAAGGAGCGAAATTAACACTAGGCCCAGTTACCAGAGAACGCAAAACACGCACAATAACTGTGAACTTTGACCCACCTGTGACTCCAGGACAAACAATTACAATTGGCCTGCGCCCCATAAGTAATCCCAGTTTTTCTGGTGTTTATTTACTAGGTGTCACAGCATTTCCACCAGGTGAAAAATCCCACGGTCAATTCCTTGGCTTTGGGCGGTTTCAGTTCCAGAGTATTGGGAGAGACTTGTGGTTCCCATAATAAATATTATTT
It encodes the following:
- a CDS encoding DoxX family protein, with the translated sequence MSKHKERLRVILAIAIIVVGVTHFLIPEPYVKIMPPQLPYPLELVYLSGFYEILGGIGLLVPPVSQAAAWGLIALFIAVFPANINMAVNHIKLEYIPDSPWVHVVRLPFQAVLIAWAWWYTKPSDWEKQASLIPKSLIPKELELK
- a CDS encoding DUF2808 domain-containing protein, giving the protein MRVATLFGITLSLAIGTAEVTVPVTQAVQLRDGIVYFVQPPRLVEAITIYKDVNFPGGTYYFTIAVPENAGESLQKVAIAQREGGENIQYHLDDTRAFVGTRDRKGAKLTLGPVTRERKTRTITVNFDPPVTPGQTITIGLRPISNPSFSGVYLLGVTAFPPGEKSHGQFLGFGRFQFQSIGRDLWFP